Proteins encoded in a region of the Streptomyces sp. NBC_01298 genome:
- a CDS encoding ComEA family DNA-binding protein, producing MTLRTRTSGPAGATSGPGRPRLSDSRLRHRRGQRPGRPDPAVVRRRAEALLGAGRPPGAPPPAGAGPRDGRSVGAPAEPEAPTRPDPPAGSSPVVRPEGPARGEAAPEDREARGRVLRWLALRERLPVWLQTRCGVEPRTVVAVSVVLVVAVGFAVQQFGAARPRPVTAPAVVAPAAAALPAPTAVRAGHGGGPILVDVSGKVRDPGVRRLPSGSRVEDALAAAGGVRPGTDTTGLNRARVLMDGEQVLVGAPAPPPPTGRGGPASGPLSLGTATAEQLDGLPGVGPVLAQHIVDFRTVRGGFRSVEDLRQVNGIGERRFADLRELVRP from the coding sequence ATGACTCTTCGTACGCGCACGTCAGGTCCCGCCGGCGCCACCAGTGGCCCCGGCCGTCCCCGCCTCTCCGACAGCCGTCTGCGGCACCGCCGCGGACAGCGACCCGGCCGCCCCGATCCCGCGGTGGTGCGCCGCCGGGCCGAGGCCCTGCTCGGAGCGGGCCGTCCTCCGGGTGCTCCGCCGCCGGCCGGGGCGGGGCCGCGGGACGGCCGATCCGTCGGGGCGCCGGCCGAGCCGGAGGCTCCCACCCGTCCGGATCCACCGGCCGGGTCCTCTCCGGTGGTCCGGCCCGAGGGGCCTGCCCGGGGTGAGGCCGCGCCCGAGGATCGGGAGGCGCGCGGCCGGGTCTTACGGTGGCTCGCGCTGCGGGAGCGGCTGCCCGTGTGGCTCCAAACCCGCTGCGGGGTGGAGCCGCGGACCGTGGTGGCCGTCTCGGTGGTGCTCGTCGTCGCCGTCGGATTCGCCGTGCAGCAGTTCGGGGCGGCCCGGCCCCGGCCGGTGACCGCACCCGCCGTGGTGGCCCCCGCGGCGGCCGCCCTGCCGGCCCCGACAGCTGTGCGGGCGGGCCACGGGGGCGGTCCCATCCTAGTGGACGTCAGCGGCAAGGTCCGTGATCCCGGGGTGCGCAGGCTGCCGTCGGGCTCGCGCGTCGAGGACGCCTTGGCCGCCGCCGGTGGAGTGCGGCCCGGGACGGACACCACCGGACTGAACCGGGCCCGCGTCCTGATGGACGGCGAACAGGTGCTGGTGGGCGCTCCGGCCCCACCGCCGCCGACCGGCCGGGGCGGTCCCGCCTCCGGGCCGCTGAGCCTCGGCACGGCCACGGCCGAGCAACTGGACGGCCTGCCGGGGGTGGGACCGGTCCTCGCGCAGCACATCGTGGACTTCCGCACGGTGCGCGGGGGCTTCCGCTCCGTGGAGGACCTCCGCCAGGTCAACGGGATCGGCGAGCGCCGATTCGCCGACCTGCGCGAGCTGGTGCGGCCGTGA
- the holA gene encoding DNA polymerase III subunit delta yields the protein MATRKNSTDDPLAPITLAVGQEDLLLDRAVREVVTAARAADADTDVRDLASEQLQPGTLAELTSPSLFSERKVLVVRNAQDLSADTVKEVKAYLAAPFEEIALVLLHAGGVKGKGLLDAARKAGAREIACPKMTKPADRLAFVRGEFRTLGRSATPEACQTLVDAIGSDLRELASAAAQLCADVEGTIDEAVVGRYYTGRAEASSFTVADRAVEGRAAEALEALRWSLSTGVAPVLITSALAQAVRAIGKLASAPRGARPGDLARDLGMPPWKIDRVRQQMRGWSADGVADALRAVADADAGVKGGGDDPEYALEKAVVAVARAARTRRG from the coding sequence ATGGCCACCAGGAAGAATTCCACCGACGATCCGCTCGCCCCGATCACCCTCGCGGTGGGGCAGGAGGACCTGCTGCTCGACCGCGCCGTGCGGGAGGTCGTGACGGCGGCGCGCGCCGCCGATGCCGACACGGACGTGCGTGACCTCGCCTCCGAACAGCTCCAGCCCGGCACCCTGGCCGAGTTGACCAGCCCCTCGCTCTTCTCGGAGCGCAAGGTGCTCGTCGTACGCAATGCGCAGGACCTCTCGGCTGACACGGTCAAGGAGGTCAAGGCGTACCTCGCCGCGCCGTTCGAGGAGATCGCCCTCGTCCTGCTCCACGCGGGCGGCGTCAAGGGCAAGGGCCTGCTGGACGCGGCGCGGAAGGCGGGTGCCCGTGAGATCGCCTGCCCGAAGATGACGAAGCCGGCGGACCGGCTGGCGTTCGTGCGGGGGGAGTTCCGGACGCTGGGCCGTTCGGCCACGCCCGAGGCCTGCCAGACGCTGGTCGACGCCATCGGCAGTGACCTGCGGGAGCTGGCGAGCGCGGCCGCGCAGTTGTGCGCGGACGTCGAGGGCACGATCGACGAGGCCGTGGTCGGCCGCTACTACACCGGGCGGGCCGAGGCCTCGAGCTTCACCGTCGCCGACCGGGCGGTGGAAGGGCGCGCCGCGGAGGCCCTGGAGGCCCTGCGCTGGTCGCTGTCCACGGGTGTGGCTCCGGTCCTGATCACCAGCGCGCTGGCCCAGGCGGTACGGGCGATCGGGAAGCTGGCCTCGGCCCCGCGGGGGGCCCGTCCGGGGGACCTCGCGCGGGACCTCGGCATGCCGCCGTGGAAGATCGACCGGGTGCGGCAGCAGATGCGGGGATGGTCGGCGGATGGTGTCGCGGACGCGCTGCGTGCGGTGGCGGATGCGGATGCGGGGGTCAAGGGCGGGGGTGACGACCCGGAGTACGCCTTGGAGAAGGCGGTCGTCGCGGTCGCCCGTGCGGCGCGGACCCGGCGGGGCTAG
- a CDS encoding DegV family protein: MSRHVAIVTDSTAYLPQPAMARHGIISVPLTVVLGDEALEEGTEISARSLALALQKRRSVTTSRPSPEDFVQAYRSAVEAGATAIVSLHLSAEFSGTYDAAVLAAKTAPVPVRVVDTGMVAMALGFCALAAAEVSEAGGSLDEAVAAAEKRAAGMSAYFYVDTLDYLRRGGRIGAAQALLGSALAVKPLLTLDGGRIEMLEKVRTASKAIARLEELAVERAGSGPVDVAVHHLAAPERAEKLAQRLRERIPGLVELHVSEVGAVIGAHTGPGLLAAVVSPR, from the coding sequence ATGTCCCGCCATGTCGCGATCGTCACGGATTCCACGGCCTACCTGCCCCAACCGGCCATGGCGCGGCACGGAATCATCTCCGTCCCGCTGACCGTGGTCCTCGGCGACGAGGCCCTGGAAGAGGGCACCGAGATCTCCGCCAGGAGCCTTGCCCTGGCCCTGCAGAAGCGCCGCTCGGTCACCACGTCCCGCCCCAGCCCCGAGGACTTCGTCCAGGCCTATCGCTCCGCCGTGGAGGCCGGTGCGACGGCCATCGTCAGCCTGCACCTGTCGGCGGAGTTCTCCGGCACCTACGACGCCGCCGTTCTCGCCGCGAAGACCGCCCCGGTGCCCGTCCGCGTCGTCGACACCGGCATGGTCGCCATGGCCCTGGGCTTCTGCGCCCTGGCCGCGGCGGAGGTGTCCGAAGCCGGGGGTTCCCTCGACGAAGCCGTCGCCGCCGCCGAGAAGCGGGCCGCCGGCATGTCCGCGTACTTCTACGTCGACACCCTCGACTACCTCCGCCGCGGCGGCCGCATCGGGGCCGCGCAGGCCCTCCTCGGCTCGGCGCTCGCGGTCAAGCCGCTGCTCACGCTGGACGGCGGGCGGATCGAGATGCTGGAGAAGGTGCGCACGGCCTCGAAGGCCATAGCTCGCCTGGAGGAGCTGGCCGTCGAACGCGCGGGATCGGGCCCCGTCGACGTGGCCGTCCATCATCTCGCGGCCCCGGAACGCGCGGAGAAGCTGGCGCAGAGGCTTCGCGAGCGCATCCCCGGGCTGGTCGAGCTGCACGTCAGCGAGGTCGGTGCGGTGATCGGGGCCCATACCGGACCGGGGCTGCTGGCGGCGGTCGTCTCCCCGCGCTGA
- a CDS encoding histidine phosphatase family protein, which translates to MTGDGTTGGGTTSGNSRTSRKIVLWRHGQTSWNLERRFQGSTDIELTEAGVAQARRAARLLASLKPDAIVASDLMRAAATAAELAAVTGLAVTHDEALRETYAGEWQGLTHDEILDKYGDQYAAWKRGEAVRRGGGELETEVADRAAPVVLEHADRLPPGGTLVVVSHGGTIRTTIGRLLGLDSYYWEGLGGLSNCCWSVLGEGARGWRLMEHNAGTLPEPVLGDDD; encoded by the coding sequence GTGACCGGTGACGGCACGACCGGTGGCGGTACGACCAGCGGTAACAGCCGGACCAGCCGCAAGATCGTCCTGTGGCGGCACGGCCAGACCTCGTGGAACCTGGAGCGCCGCTTCCAGGGCTCCACGGACATCGAGCTGACCGAGGCCGGTGTGGCGCAGGCGCGCCGCGCCGCCCGGCTGCTCGCCTCGCTGAAGCCCGACGCCATCGTCGCCTCGGACCTGATGCGCGCCGCCGCCACGGCTGCCGAGCTGGCGGCCGTCACGGGTCTGGCGGTGACGCACGACGAGGCGCTGCGCGAGACGTACGCCGGCGAATGGCAGGGCCTCACGCACGACGAGATCCTGGACAAGTACGGCGACCAGTACGCGGCGTGGAAGCGCGGCGAGGCGGTCCGCCGAGGTGGCGGCGAGCTGGAGACCGAGGTCGCCGACCGGGCCGCGCCGGTGGTGCTGGAGCACGCCGACCGACTGCCCCCGGGCGGCACGCTCGTGGTGGTCAGCCACGGCGGCACCATCCGTACGACGATCGGCCGCCTGCTGGGCCTGGACTCGTACTACTGGGAGGGCCTTGGCGGGCTCTCCAACTGCTGCTGGTCCGTGCTGGGCGAGGGCGCGCGCGGCTGGCGGCTGATGGAACACAACGCCGGCACGCTGCCCGAACCGGTGCTCGGCGACGACGACTGA
- a CDS encoding MFS transporter, translating into MPPHTPHPQDHHQDNHAHPHPGTHQSPHPSHGPPPHPRRRPLLALLCLAQFMLIADVTVVNVALPAIGADLSLSGTGLTWIVTAYTLFFGALLLAGGRLADRFGAVRTFLTGLALFTAASAASGLAGDAATLIAARSAQGVGAALLSPAALSLVTTLFQGPARHRALGAWAAIGGTGAALGVLLGGILTDGPGWRWIFYLNLPVGALALIGVPLLLGRPLPATSATADPARRTAPLNGPAILLPTLAAGALVYGLTECSWLPTIAALAVLALLIATQRRSANPLIPPAMPGRRSLLGGSAVILGAAGLLVTGFYLSSLHIQQSLGRSPLITGLAFLPAAVAATAGAHLGSRLLPRFGWRPVGAAAFTVAAAGAALTSLGGLWSGLVPGFALLALGLGAAFVCATTSALSEVAPAHTGLASGLVGTSHELGAAIAIAALATADFTTLAYPALTLALATPLLLPKGRPDPNATRTAAH; encoded by the coding sequence ATGCCCCCGCACACTCCGCACCCGCAGGACCACCACCAGGACAACCACGCACACCCCCACCCGGGCACCCACCAGAGTCCCCACCCGAGCCATGGCCCACCGCCCCACCCGCGCCGTCGCCCCCTCCTCGCCCTCCTCTGCCTGGCCCAGTTCATGCTCATCGCCGACGTCACCGTCGTGAACGTCGCCCTCCCCGCCATCGGCGCCGACCTCTCCCTCTCCGGCACCGGCCTGACCTGGATCGTCACGGCGTACACCCTGTTCTTCGGCGCCCTCCTGCTGGCCGGCGGCCGGCTCGCGGACCGGTTCGGTGCGGTGCGGACCTTCCTGACCGGGCTGGCCCTCTTCACCGCCGCCTCCGCAGCCTCCGGGCTCGCGGGAGACGCCGCCACGCTGATCGCGGCCCGCTCCGCACAGGGCGTCGGCGCGGCCCTGCTCTCACCGGCCGCCCTGTCGCTGGTCACGACCCTGTTCCAGGGCCCGGCCCGGCATCGCGCCCTCGGGGCGTGGGCGGCGATCGGCGGCACCGGCGCGGCCCTCGGGGTCCTGCTCGGCGGAATCCTTACCGACGGGCCCGGCTGGCGTTGGATCTTCTACCTCAACCTGCCCGTCGGCGCCCTCGCCCTCATCGGAGTACCGCTCCTGCTCGGCCGCCCGCTCCCCGCCACGTCCGCCACGGCGGACCCCGCCCGCCGAACCGCTCCGCTGAACGGGCCGGCGATCCTCCTGCCGACCCTGGCCGCGGGCGCACTCGTCTACGGCCTGACCGAATGCTCCTGGCTCCCCACCATCGCCGCCCTGGCCGTACTGGCCCTCCTGATCGCGACACAACGCCGCTCCGCCAACCCCCTGATTCCCCCCGCCATGCCGGGCCGGCGCTCCCTCCTGGGCGGCAGCGCGGTGATACTGGGGGCGGCGGGCCTGCTCGTGACCGGGTTCTACCTGAGCTCCCTGCACATCCAGCAGTCCCTCGGGCGCAGCCCCTTGATCACCGGGCTGGCCTTCCTCCCCGCGGCGGTGGCGGCCACCGCCGGCGCACACCTGGGCTCCCGGCTGCTCCCCCGCTTCGGCTGGCGCCCGGTCGGCGCGGCGGCGTTCACCGTGGCCGCCGCGGGCGCGGCCCTCACCTCCCTGGGCGGCCTCTGGTCGGGCCTGGTCCCCGGCTTCGCCCTGCTGGCCCTCGGACTCGGCGCGGCCTTCGTGTGCGCCACCACCTCGGCCCTGTCCGAAGTGGCCCCGGCCCACACAGGCCTGGCCTCCGGCTTGGTCGGCACCTCGCACGAACTGGGCGCGGCCATCGCCATCGCCGCCCTGGCCACGGCCGACTTCACCACCCTCGCCTACCCGGCCCTGACCCTGGCCCTGGCCACCCCCTTGCTCCTCCCCAAGGGCCGCCCCGATCCCAACGCCACCCGAACCGCGGCCCACTGA
- the leuS gene encoding leucine--tRNA ligase — MSETNTPAPEAAEAHRYTAAMAADIEARWQDVWDAQGTYEAPNPTGDLAGDATVVARPKKFIMDMFPYPSGAGLHVGHPLGYIATDVFARHQRMTGHNVLHTLGFDAFGLPAEQYAVQTGTHPRVSTEANIENMKVQLRRLGLGHDKRRSFATIDPDYYKWTQWIFLQIYNSWYDADAAKARPIAELVASFEDGSRELPGGASWAALSAGERADVLNGYRLAYASDAPVNWCPGLGTVLANEEVTADGRSERGNFPVFKSKLSQWNMRITAYADRLIDDLDALDWPEAIKLQQRNWIGRSEGARVDFAVGEGEAITVFTTRPDTLFGATYMVLAPEHELVGKIVPAEWPAGTHQLWTGGNATPAEAVDSYRKQAAAKSDVERQAEAKDKTGVFTGAYATNPVSGDLVPVFIADYVLMGYGTGAIMAVPAHDGRDFEFARAFELPMRCVVQPTDDRDADPLEWEGAFSSYDGTIVNSTGEGITLDGLGVVEAKAAITDWLAGRGIGEGTVNFRLRDWLFSRQRYWGEPFPIVYDEDGVAYPLPESMLPLELPEVEDYSPRTFEPDDAASQPETPLSRNQEWVNVELDLGDGRGVRAFRRETNTMPNWAGSCWYELRYLDPNNSEALVDPAIEQYWMGPREGQPHGGVDLYVGGAEHAVLHLLYARFWSKVLFDLGHVSSVEPFHKLFNQGMIQAYAYTDSRGVYVPAAEVEERDGGYFYQGEPVKREHGKMGKSLKNAVTPDEICEEYGADTLRLYEMAMGPLDVSRPWDTRAVVGQYRLLQRLWRNVVDEETGTVTVVDAEPDEATLRALHKAIDGVGGDMTGLRFNTAIAKITELNNTLTKAGRPLERSVAERLVLLVAPLAPHIAEELWQRLGHGESVVHQDFPVADPAYVVDESVTCVVQIKGKVKARLEVSPAISDAELEQLALADEAVVAALGGAEIRKVIVRAPKLVNIVV; from the coding sequence ATGAGCGAGACGAACACCCCGGCCCCCGAGGCGGCCGAGGCGCACCGTTACACGGCTGCCATGGCCGCCGACATCGAGGCACGCTGGCAGGACGTATGGGACGCGCAGGGCACGTACGAGGCCCCGAACCCGACCGGTGACCTGGCGGGTGACGCGACGGTGGTGGCGCGCCCCAAGAAGTTCATCATGGACATGTTCCCGTACCCCTCGGGCGCGGGCCTGCACGTCGGCCACCCGCTCGGGTACATCGCCACCGACGTCTTCGCCCGTCACCAGCGGATGACCGGCCACAACGTCCTGCACACCCTGGGCTTCGACGCCTTCGGCCTGCCGGCCGAGCAGTACGCCGTGCAGACCGGTACGCACCCGCGCGTGTCGACCGAGGCGAACATCGAGAACATGAAGGTCCAGCTGCGCCGGCTGGGCCTGGGCCACGACAAGCGCCGGTCGTTCGCGACGATCGACCCGGACTACTACAAGTGGACCCAGTGGATCTTCCTGCAGATCTACAACTCCTGGTACGACGCGGACGCCGCGAAGGCCCGGCCCATCGCCGAGCTGGTCGCCTCCTTCGAGGACGGCTCCCGCGAGCTGCCCGGCGGAGCCTCCTGGGCCGCGCTGAGCGCGGGTGAGCGCGCCGACGTGCTGAACGGGTACCGGCTGGCGTACGCCTCGGACGCGCCCGTCAACTGGTGCCCCGGGCTGGGCACCGTACTGGCCAACGAGGAAGTCACCGCCGACGGCCGGTCCGAGCGCGGCAACTTCCCCGTCTTCAAGTCCAAGCTGAGCCAGTGGAACATGCGGATCACGGCCTACGCCGACCGCCTGATCGACGACCTGGACGCGCTGGACTGGCCCGAGGCCATCAAGCTGCAGCAGCGCAACTGGATCGGCCGCAGCGAGGGCGCGCGCGTGGACTTCGCGGTCGGCGAGGGCGAGGCCATCACGGTCTTCACCACCCGCCCCGACACGCTGTTCGGCGCCACCTACATGGTGCTGGCCCCCGAGCACGAGCTGGTCGGGAAGATCGTCCCGGCCGAGTGGCCCGCGGGCACCCACCAGCTGTGGACCGGCGGCAACGCGACCCCCGCCGAGGCCGTGGACTCGTACCGCAAGCAGGCCGCCGCGAAGTCGGACGTCGAGCGGCAGGCCGAGGCCAAGGACAAGACGGGCGTCTTCACCGGCGCGTACGCGACCAACCCGGTCAGCGGCGACCTGGTCCCCGTCTTCATCGCGGACTACGTGCTGATGGGCTACGGCACCGGCGCGATCATGGCCGTCCCGGCGCACGACGGCCGCGACTTCGAGTTCGCGCGCGCCTTCGAGCTGCCGATGCGCTGCGTCGTCCAGCCCACGGACGACCGCGACGCCGACCCGCTGGAGTGGGAGGGCGCGTTCTCCTCGTACGACGGCACGATCGTCAACTCGACGGGCGAGGGCATCACGCTGGACGGTCTGGGCGTGGTCGAGGCCAAGGCCGCGATCACCGACTGGCTGGCCGGGCGCGGCATCGGCGAGGGCACCGTCAACTTCCGCCTGCGCGACTGGCTGTTCAGCCGTCAGCGCTACTGGGGCGAGCCCTTCCCGATCGTCTACGACGAGGACGGCGTCGCCTACCCGCTGCCCGAGTCGATGCTGCCCCTGGAGCTGCCGGAGGTCGAGGACTACTCTCCGCGCACCTTCGAGCCCGACGACGCGGCCTCCCAGCCGGAGACCCCGCTGTCGCGCAACCAGGAGTGGGTCAACGTCGAGCTGGACCTGGGCGACGGGCGCGGGGTGCGCGCGTTCCGGCGCGAGACCAACACCATGCCGAACTGGGCCGGCTCCTGCTGGTACGAGCTGCGCTACCTGGACCCGAACAACTCCGAGGCGCTGGTCGACCCGGCGATCGAGCAGTACTGGATGGGCCCGCGCGAGGGTCAGCCGCACGGCGGCGTCGACCTGTACGTGGGCGGCGCCGAGCACGCGGTGCTGCACCTGCTGTACGCGCGCTTCTGGTCCAAGGTGCTGTTCGACCTGGGGCACGTCTCCTCGGTGGAGCCGTTCCACAAGCTGTTCAACCAGGGCATGATCCAGGCGTACGCGTACACCGACTCGCGCGGTGTGTACGTCCCTGCGGCCGAGGTCGAGGAGCGCGACGGCGGCTACTTCTACCAGGGCGAGCCGGTCAAGCGTGAGCACGGCAAGATGGGCAAGTCCCTGAAGAACGCCGTCACGCCGGACGAGATCTGCGAGGAGTACGGCGCGGACACCCTGCGCCTGTACGAGATGGCGATGGGCCCGCTGGACGTCTCGCGTCCCTGGGACACCCGCGCCGTCGTCGGCCAGTACCGGCTGCTGCAGCGCCTGTGGCGCAACGTGGTGGACGAGGAGACGGGCACGGTGACGGTCGTCGACGCGGAGCCGGACGAGGCCACCCTGCGCGCGCTGCACAAGGCGATCGACGGGGTCGGCGGCGATATGACCGGCCTGCGGTTCAACACCGCCATCGCGAAGATCACCGAGCTGAACAACACCCTGACGAAGGCGGGCCGGCCGCTGGAGCGCTCGGTCGCGGAGCGGCTGGTGCTGCTGGTGGCCCCGCTGGCGCCGCACATCGCCGAGGAGCTGTGGCAGCGCCTGGGCCACGGTGAGTCGGTCGTCCACCAGGACTTCCCGGTCGCGGACCCGGCGTACGTCGTGGACGAGAGCGTCACGTGCGTCGTCCAGATCAAGGGCAAGGTCAAGGCCCGCCTGGAGGTCTCTCCGGCGATCTCCGACGCCGAGCTGGAGCAGCTGGCGCTGGCCGACGAGGCGGTCGTGGCGGCGCTGGGCGGGGCGGAGATCCGCAAGGTGATCGTGCGCGCGCCGAAGCTGGTGAACATCGTCGTCTGA
- a CDS encoding TetR/AcrR family transcriptional regulator has product MVSDAPRPRRADAERNTAAIVDAGLDCFLADPQASMAAIARAAGVSRVTLYSHFPTREALLDAALDRAVGEAAATLEGLGGEEGATGGGAAGGGPAGEGGVEEALGVLIRGSWRVLDRHSAVFAAVSAALPPERLRERHDRILAPVRRVIGRGRESGELRADLSADWLVTVVYSLVHAAAAEVQAGRMTPAEAPEILTATVLAAVSARPAAPARPAEPA; this is encoded by the coding sequence ATGGTCTCCGACGCACCCCGCCCCCGCCGCGCAGACGCCGAGCGCAACACCGCCGCGATCGTCGACGCGGGCCTCGACTGTTTCCTGGCCGATCCGCAGGCGAGCATGGCCGCGATCGCTCGCGCCGCCGGCGTCAGCCGCGTCACGCTCTACTCGCACTTCCCGACCCGGGAAGCCCTCCTCGACGCCGCCCTCGACCGGGCCGTCGGTGAGGCCGCGGCCACGCTGGAGGGGCTCGGCGGCGAGGAGGGGGCGACCGGGGGAGGCGCGGCCGGGGGAGGCCCCGCCGGGGAGGGCGGCGTGGAGGAGGCCCTCGGGGTGCTCATTCGCGGCTCGTGGCGGGTTCTCGACCGGCACTCCGCGGTGTTCGCGGCCGTCTCCGCGGCGCTGCCGCCCGAGCGGTTGCGCGAGCGCCACGACCGGATCCTCGCTCCCGTCCGCCGCGTGATCGGCCGTGGCCGGGAGAGCGGCGAGCTGCGCGCCGACCTGTCCGCGGACTGGCTGGTCACGGTCGTCTACAGCCTGGTCCACGCGGCCGCCGCCGAGGTGCAGGCCGGACGGATGACCCCGGCCGAGGCGCCGGAGATCCTCACGGCCACCGTCCTGGCCGCGGTCTCGGCCCGCCCCGCCGCGCCGGCGAGGCCTGCGGAGCCGGCCTGA
- the rsfS gene encoding ribosome silencing factor, whose protein sequence is MTATDRSIELITAAAQAAADRLAHDIIAYDVSDVLSITDAFLLASAPNDRQVKSIVDEIEEKLLKELGAKPVRREGDRDARWILLDYIDIVVHVQHSEERVFYALERLWKDCPEIDLPEDAKLTKGKAEEHAALRAAQGDDELDGDLF, encoded by the coding sequence GTGACCGCCACGGACCGCTCCATCGAGCTCATCACCGCCGCCGCCCAGGCCGCGGCCGACCGGCTCGCGCACGACATCATCGCGTACGACGTCAGCGACGTGCTGTCGATCACCGACGCCTTCCTGCTCGCTTCGGCGCCCAACGACCGCCAGGTCAAGTCGATCGTCGACGAGATCGAGGAGAAGCTCCTGAAGGAGCTGGGCGCCAAGCCGGTGCGCCGCGAGGGCGACCGCGACGCCCGCTGGATCCTGCTCGACTACATCGACATCGTCGTCCACGTGCAGCACAGCGAGGAGCGCGTCTTCTACGCGCTGGAGCGCCTGTGGAAGGACTGCCCCGAGATCGACCTCCCCGAGGACGCCAAGCTCACCAAGGGCAAGGCCGAGGAGCACGCCGCGCTGCGCGCCGCGCAGGGCGACGACGAACTGGACGGTGATCTGTTCTGA
- a CDS encoding YceI family protein, translating to MFSRRRGMETAGSASPHTSATLTLPHTARLLSCRVLDTVHQPVRQAKFEVTDPIGRRIVSGETDPYGGFTATVPAGEYRLAVTAEGYAPFHGATLVGDPAQPGTGEIVLDPVDPPLLPQPGHWELDPGHSSIGFSARHIGFARINGRFNTFAGAVRIADRMEDSSMRVIIDAASIDTGLRMRDDHLRSADFLDAARHPTVEFYSERFIHRSGSRWSVAGALTLHGVSRSVTLDTQYLGLGTGLEGEPRAACRATAELNREDFTLNWQSMLAHGIAAIGSTVEVTLDMQVVHKA from the coding sequence ATGTTCAGTCGCAGACGGGGGATGGAGACGGCCGGAAGCGCCAGTCCCCATACATCCGCGACACTGACGCTTCCTCATACCGCGCGGCTGCTCAGCTGCCGGGTGCTCGACACGGTCCACCAGCCGGTCCGGCAGGCCAAGTTCGAGGTGACCGACCCGATAGGCCGACGGATCGTCAGCGGGGAGACCGACCCGTACGGCGGTTTCACGGCGACCGTGCCGGCGGGCGAGTACCGGCTGGCCGTCACGGCCGAGGGGTACGCGCCCTTCCACGGGGCGACGCTGGTGGGGGACCCGGCGCAGCCCGGCACCGGGGAGATCGTCCTGGACCCGGTGGACCCGCCGCTGCTGCCGCAGCCCGGCCACTGGGAGCTCGACCCGGGACATTCCTCGATCGGGTTCTCGGCCCGGCACATCGGCTTCGCCCGGATCAACGGCCGGTTCAACACCTTCGCCGGCGCGGTGCGGATAGCCGACCGGATGGAGGACTCCTCCATGCGCGTGATCATCGACGCGGCGAGCATCGACACCGGACTGCGGATGCGGGACGACCACCTGCGCTCCGCGGACTTCCTGGACGCTGCCCGCCACCCGACGGTGGAGTTCTACAGCGAGCGGTTCATCCACCGCAGCGGAAGCCGCTGGTCCGTGGCGGGCGCCCTCACCCTCCACGGGGTCAGCCGGTCCGTGACCCTGGACACCCAGTACCTGGGGCTGGGTACCGGCCTGGAGGGCGAACCGAGGGCGGCCTGCCGGGCGACGGCCGAACTGAACCGCGAGGACTTCACGCTGAACTGGCAGTCGATGCTGGCGCACGGGATCGCGGCGATCGGTTCGACCGTGGAAGTGACCCTGGACATGCAGGTCGTACACAAGGCCTGA
- the rpsT gene encoding 30S ribosomal protein S20 — translation MANIKSQVKRNKTNEKARLRNKAVKSSLKTAIRKAREAVVAGDVEKATVASRAASRALDKAVSKGVIHKNAAANKKSALATKVASLQG, via the coding sequence GTGGCGAACATCAAGTCCCAGGTCAAGCGCAACAAGACGAACGAGAAGGCTCGCCTTCGCAACAAGGCCGTCAAGTCCTCGCTCAAGACCGCCATCCGCAAGGCCCGTGAGGCCGTCGTCGCCGGTGACGTCGAGAAGGCCACCGTGGCTTCCCGCGCCGCTTCCCGCGCGCTCGACAAGGCCGTCTCGAAGGGTGTCATCCACAAGAACGCCGCCGCCAACAAGAAGTCGGCGCTGGCGACCAAGGTTGCCTCCCTTCAGGGCTGA